The Arachis hypogaea cultivar Tifrunner chromosome 19, arahy.Tifrunner.gnm2.J5K5, whole genome shotgun sequence genome has a window encoding:
- the LOC112779888 gene encoding elongation factor 2 isoform X2: MVKFTAEELRRIMDYKHNIRNMSVIAHVDHGKSTLTDSLVAAAGIIAQEVAGDVRMTDTRADEAERGITIKSTGISLYYEMSDESLKNYKGERQGNEYLINLIDSPGHVDFSSEVTAALRITDGALVVVDCIEGVCVQTETVLRQALGERIRPVLTVNKMDRCFLELQVDGEEAYQTFSRVIENANVIMATYEDPLLGDCQVYPEKGTVAFSAGLHGWAFTLTNFAKMYASKFGVDESKMMERLWGENFFDPATKKWTSKNTGSATCKRGFVQFCYEPIKQIINTCMNDQKDKLWPMLQKLGVTMKSDEKELMGKALMKRVMQTWLPASTALLEMMIFHLPSPAKAQKYRVENLYEGPLDDQYAAAIRACDPEGPLMLYVSKMIPASDKGRFFAFGRVFSGRVSTGLKVRIMGPNYVPGEKKDLYVKSVQRTVIWMGKRQETVEDVPCGNTVAMVGLDQFITKNATLTNEKEVDAHPIRAMKFSVSPVVRVAVQCKVASDLPKLVEGLKRLAKSDPMVLCTIEESGEHIVAGAGELHLEICLKDLQEDFMGGAEIIKSDPVVSFRETVLERSCRTVMSKSPNKHNRLYMEARPMEDGLAEAIDDGKIGPRDDPKVRSKILSEEYGWDKDLAKKIWCFGPETTGPNMVVDMCKGVQYLNEIKDSVVAGFQWASKEGALAEENMRAICFEVCDVVLHADAIHRGGGQIIPTARRVFYASQLTAKPRLLEPVYLVEIQAPEQALGGIYSVLNQKRGHVFEEMQRPGTPLYNIKAYLPVIESFGFSSTLRAATSGQAFPQCVFDHWDTMSSDPLESGSQASQLVMDIRKRKGLKEQMTPLSEYEDKL; encoded by the exons ATG GTGAAGTTCACAGCTGAAGAGCTCCGTCGAATTATGGACTACAAGCATAATATCCGTAACATGTCTGTGATTGCTCATGTCGATCACG GAAAATCAACTCTCACCGATTCTCTGGTGGCTGCTGCTGGAATTATTGCACAAGAAGTGGCAGGTGATGTCCGAATGACTGATACCCGGGCAGATGAAGCTGAGCGTGGTATTACAATCAAGTCTACTGGTATCTCTCTCTACTATGAAATGAGTGATGAATCCCTCAAGAATTACAAGGGAGAACGCCAAGGAAATGAGTATCTCATCAATCTCATTGATTCACCCGGGCATGTCGATTTCTCATCAGAGGTTACTGCTGCTCTCCGTATTACTGACGGAGCTCTAGTGGTGGTGGATTGTATCGAAGGTGTCTGTGTGCAAACCGAAACTGTGCTGCGACAGGCCCTTGGAGAAAGGATTAGGCCTGTTCTGACTGTCAACAAGATGGACAGATGCTTCCTGGAGCTCCAGGTGGATGGAGAGGAGGCTTACCAGACCTTCTCAAGGGTTATTGAGAATGCCAATGTGATCATGGCTACATATGAAGATCCATTGCTTGGTGATTGCCAGGTATACCCAGAGAAAGGAACAGTTGCTTTCTCTGCTGGTTTGCACGGCTGGGCTTTTACCTTGACGAACTTCGCAAAAATGTATGCCTCAAAATTCGGTGTTGATGAATCAAAGATGATGGAAAGGCTCTGGGGTGAAAACTTCTTTGATCCTGCTACAAAGAAATGGACCAGCAAGAACACTGGTAGTGCTACATGTAAACGTGGGTTTGTCCAGTTCTGTTATGAGCCCATCAAGCAAATAATCAACACTTGTATGAATGACCAGAAGGATAAACTCTGGCCTATGTTGCAGAAGTTGGGAGTTACCATGAAGTCTGATGAGAAGGAATTGATGGGTAAAGCATTGATGAAACGTGTCATGCAAACCTGGCTCCCAGCAAGTACTGCACTCTTGGAAATGATGATATTTCACCTTCCCTCTCCAGCTAAGGCCCAAAAGTATCGTGTTGAGAATTTGTACGAGGGTCCGCTGGATGATCAATATGCTGCTGCAATTAGAGCCTGTGATCCTGAAGGCCCTCTAATGCTTTATGTCTCTAAGATGATTCCTGCATCTGACAAGGGTCGGTTCTTTGCATTCGGCCGTGTTTTCTCTGGGAGGGTGTCAACTGGTCTGAAGGTCAGAATTATGGGACCAAATTACGTTCCTGGTGAGAAGAAAGACTTGTACGTGAAAAGTGTGCAAAGGACTGTCATTTGGATGGGAAAGAGGCAGGAAACAGTGGAGGATGTTCCTTGTGGTAACACAGTTGCCATGGTTGGTTTGGATCAATTTATCACAAAGAATGCCACATTGACAAATGAGAAGGAAGTGGATGCCCATCCGATCCGAGCCATGAAGTTTTCTGTCTCACCTGTTGTGCGTGTTGCTGTTCAGTGTAAGGTTGCATCTGATCTTCCTAAGCTTGTTGAAGGTCTCAAGAGGTTGGCCAAATCAGATCCTATGGTTCTCTGTACTATTGAGGAGTCAGGAGAGCACATTGTTGCTGGTGCCGGTGAACTTCATTTAGAAATTTGCTTGAAGGACTTGCAAGAAGATTTCATGGGAGGAGCTGAGATCATCAAGTCTGACCCTGTTGTGTCTTTCCGTGAGACTGTTCTGGAGAGGTCATGCCGCACTGTCATGAGCAAGTCACCCAACAAGCACAACCGTCTCTATATGGAAGCTAGGCCAATGGAGGATGGTCTTGCAGAGGCCATTGATGATGGCAAGATTGGACCAAGAGATGATCCCAAAGTCCGTTCCAAGATCTTGTCTGAAGAGTATGGTTGGGACAAGGATCTTGCCAAGAAAATCTGGTGTTTTGGCCCTGAAACCACTGGACCCAAcatggtggttgatatgtgtaAGGGAGTCCAGTACTTGAATGAAATCAAGGACTCCGTGGTTGCAGGCTTCCAGTGGGCTTCAAAGGAAGGTGCTCTCGCCGAAGAAAACATGAGAGCTATCTGCTTTGAAGTCTGTGATGTTGTCCTTCATGCTGATGCTATCCACAGAGGTGGTGGTCAGATTATTCCTACTGCCAGGAGAGTCTTCTATGCTTCCCAGTTGACCGCCAAGCCCAGGCTTCTTGAGCCTGTCTACTTGGTTGAAATCCAAGCTCCTGAACAAGCTCTTGGTGGTATTTACAGTGTTCTGAACCAGAAGCGTGGACATGTGTTTGAGGAAATGCAGAGGCCTGGTACCCCGCTCTACAATATCAAGGCCTACCTCCCTGTCATTGAGTCCTTTGGATTCTCCAGCACCTTGAGAGCTGCAACTTCTGGTCAAGCTTTCCCACAGTGTGTCTTTGATCATTGGGACACGATGTCTTCTGATCCATTGGAGTCCGGATCCCAAGCTTCACAACTGGTCATGGATATCCGCAAGAGGAAAGGTTTGAAGGAGCAAATGACCCCCCTCTCCGAGTACGAGGACAAGCTTTAA
- the LOC112779888 gene encoding elongation factor 2 isoform X1 produces MYLQVKFTAEELRRIMDYKHNIRNMSVIAHVDHGKSTLTDSLVAAAGIIAQEVAGDVRMTDTRADEAERGITIKSTGISLYYEMSDESLKNYKGERQGNEYLINLIDSPGHVDFSSEVTAALRITDGALVVVDCIEGVCVQTETVLRQALGERIRPVLTVNKMDRCFLELQVDGEEAYQTFSRVIENANVIMATYEDPLLGDCQVYPEKGTVAFSAGLHGWAFTLTNFAKMYASKFGVDESKMMERLWGENFFDPATKKWTSKNTGSATCKRGFVQFCYEPIKQIINTCMNDQKDKLWPMLQKLGVTMKSDEKELMGKALMKRVMQTWLPASTALLEMMIFHLPSPAKAQKYRVENLYEGPLDDQYAAAIRACDPEGPLMLYVSKMIPASDKGRFFAFGRVFSGRVSTGLKVRIMGPNYVPGEKKDLYVKSVQRTVIWMGKRQETVEDVPCGNTVAMVGLDQFITKNATLTNEKEVDAHPIRAMKFSVSPVVRVAVQCKVASDLPKLVEGLKRLAKSDPMVLCTIEESGEHIVAGAGELHLEICLKDLQEDFMGGAEIIKSDPVVSFRETVLERSCRTVMSKSPNKHNRLYMEARPMEDGLAEAIDDGKIGPRDDPKVRSKILSEEYGWDKDLAKKIWCFGPETTGPNMVVDMCKGVQYLNEIKDSVVAGFQWASKEGALAEENMRAICFEVCDVVLHADAIHRGGGQIIPTARRVFYASQLTAKPRLLEPVYLVEIQAPEQALGGIYSVLNQKRGHVFEEMQRPGTPLYNIKAYLPVIESFGFSSTLRAATSGQAFPQCVFDHWDTMSSDPLESGSQASQLVMDIRKRKGLKEQMTPLSEYEDKL; encoded by the exons ATGTATTTACAGGTGAAGTTCACAGCTGAAGAGCTCCGTCGAATTATGGACTACAAGCATAATATCCGTAACATGTCTGTGATTGCTCATGTCGATCACG GAAAATCAACTCTCACCGATTCTCTGGTGGCTGCTGCTGGAATTATTGCACAAGAAGTGGCAGGTGATGTCCGAATGACTGATACCCGGGCAGATGAAGCTGAGCGTGGTATTACAATCAAGTCTACTGGTATCTCTCTCTACTATGAAATGAGTGATGAATCCCTCAAGAATTACAAGGGAGAACGCCAAGGAAATGAGTATCTCATCAATCTCATTGATTCACCCGGGCATGTCGATTTCTCATCAGAGGTTACTGCTGCTCTCCGTATTACTGACGGAGCTCTAGTGGTGGTGGATTGTATCGAAGGTGTCTGTGTGCAAACCGAAACTGTGCTGCGACAGGCCCTTGGAGAAAGGATTAGGCCTGTTCTGACTGTCAACAAGATGGACAGATGCTTCCTGGAGCTCCAGGTGGATGGAGAGGAGGCTTACCAGACCTTCTCAAGGGTTATTGAGAATGCCAATGTGATCATGGCTACATATGAAGATCCATTGCTTGGTGATTGCCAGGTATACCCAGAGAAAGGAACAGTTGCTTTCTCTGCTGGTTTGCACGGCTGGGCTTTTACCTTGACGAACTTCGCAAAAATGTATGCCTCAAAATTCGGTGTTGATGAATCAAAGATGATGGAAAGGCTCTGGGGTGAAAACTTCTTTGATCCTGCTACAAAGAAATGGACCAGCAAGAACACTGGTAGTGCTACATGTAAACGTGGGTTTGTCCAGTTCTGTTATGAGCCCATCAAGCAAATAATCAACACTTGTATGAATGACCAGAAGGATAAACTCTGGCCTATGTTGCAGAAGTTGGGAGTTACCATGAAGTCTGATGAGAAGGAATTGATGGGTAAAGCATTGATGAAACGTGTCATGCAAACCTGGCTCCCAGCAAGTACTGCACTCTTGGAAATGATGATATTTCACCTTCCCTCTCCAGCTAAGGCCCAAAAGTATCGTGTTGAGAATTTGTACGAGGGTCCGCTGGATGATCAATATGCTGCTGCAATTAGAGCCTGTGATCCTGAAGGCCCTCTAATGCTTTATGTCTCTAAGATGATTCCTGCATCTGACAAGGGTCGGTTCTTTGCATTCGGCCGTGTTTTCTCTGGGAGGGTGTCAACTGGTCTGAAGGTCAGAATTATGGGACCAAATTACGTTCCTGGTGAGAAGAAAGACTTGTACGTGAAAAGTGTGCAAAGGACTGTCATTTGGATGGGAAAGAGGCAGGAAACAGTGGAGGATGTTCCTTGTGGTAACACAGTTGCCATGGTTGGTTTGGATCAATTTATCACAAAGAATGCCACATTGACAAATGAGAAGGAAGTGGATGCCCATCCGATCCGAGCCATGAAGTTTTCTGTCTCACCTGTTGTGCGTGTTGCTGTTCAGTGTAAGGTTGCATCTGATCTTCCTAAGCTTGTTGAAGGTCTCAAGAGGTTGGCCAAATCAGATCCTATGGTTCTCTGTACTATTGAGGAGTCAGGAGAGCACATTGTTGCTGGTGCCGGTGAACTTCATTTAGAAATTTGCTTGAAGGACTTGCAAGAAGATTTCATGGGAGGAGCTGAGATCATCAAGTCTGACCCTGTTGTGTCTTTCCGTGAGACTGTTCTGGAGAGGTCATGCCGCACTGTCATGAGCAAGTCACCCAACAAGCACAACCGTCTCTATATGGAAGCTAGGCCAATGGAGGATGGTCTTGCAGAGGCCATTGATGATGGCAAGATTGGACCAAGAGATGATCCCAAAGTCCGTTCCAAGATCTTGTCTGAAGAGTATGGTTGGGACAAGGATCTTGCCAAGAAAATCTGGTGTTTTGGCCCTGAAACCACTGGACCCAAcatggtggttgatatgtgtaAGGGAGTCCAGTACTTGAATGAAATCAAGGACTCCGTGGTTGCAGGCTTCCAGTGGGCTTCAAAGGAAGGTGCTCTCGCCGAAGAAAACATGAGAGCTATCTGCTTTGAAGTCTGTGATGTTGTCCTTCATGCTGATGCTATCCACAGAGGTGGTGGTCAGATTATTCCTACTGCCAGGAGAGTCTTCTATGCTTCCCAGTTGACCGCCAAGCCCAGGCTTCTTGAGCCTGTCTACTTGGTTGAAATCCAAGCTCCTGAACAAGCTCTTGGTGGTATTTACAGTGTTCTGAACCAGAAGCGTGGACATGTGTTTGAGGAAATGCAGAGGCCTGGTACCCCGCTCTACAATATCAAGGCCTACCTCCCTGTCATTGAGTCCTTTGGATTCTCCAGCACCTTGAGAGCTGCAACTTCTGGTCAAGCTTTCCCACAGTGTGTCTTTGATCATTGGGACACGATGTCTTCTGATCCATTGGAGTCCGGATCCCAAGCTTCACAACTGGTCATGGATATCCGCAAGAGGAAAGGTTTGAAGGAGCAAATGACCCCCCTCTCCGAGTACGAGGACAAGCTTTAA
- the LOC112777870 gene encoding uncharacterized protein — MAQSKHIDKVLDRHSDETIANNRLRLKTSINAIRWLAFQACAFRGDDESPESLNRENFIELIKLLASCNQNVHNVVLENAHGNAQYISPSVQKDILHIFARKVRATIREEIGDSKFCIIINEARDELKREQMSIVLRFVDKHGCVQERFFDLIHVSDTWYDGASNMRGEWNGLQVLVLKDCPFAYYIHCLAHRLQLALVSAAKEVCYVHQFFSKLTLIVNVVTVSPKRHDQLRVAQANNAANLIANDQIVTGSGLNQIGTLQRAGDTRWGLI, encoded by the exons ATGGCTCAATCTAAGCATATAGACAAAGTTCTTGATAGGCATAGTGATGAAACTATTGCAAATAACCGTTTAAGGTTGAAGACATCTATTAATGCTATTCGATGGCTTGCATTTCAAGCATGTGCATTTAGAGGCGATGATGAAAGTCCTGAATCTTTGAATAGGGAgaattttattgagttaattaagCTTTTAGCTTCCTGTAATCAGAATGTTCATAATGTTGTCCTTGAAAATGCTCATGGAAATGCTCAATATATATCTCCCAGTGTTCAAAAAGATATATTGCATATCTTTGCTAGAAAAGTGCGTGCAACAATTCGAGAAGAAATTGGTGattctaaattttgtataattattaatGAAGCAAGAGATGAGTTAAAGCGAGAACAAATGTCTATAGTTTTGAGATTTGTAGACAAGCACGGTTGTGTTCAAGAAAGATTTTTTGATCTTATACATGTTTCTGATACAT GGTACGATGGAGCTAGTAATATGCGTGGTGAATGGAATGGATTGCAAGTTCTAGTTTTGAAAGATTGCCCTTTTGCTTATTACATTCATTGTCTTGCTCATCGATTACAATTAGCACTTGTTTCTGCAGCCAAAGAAGTTTGTTATGTTcatcaattcttttcaaaacttacactAATTGTGAATGTTGTGACTGTTTCTCCTAAACGTCATGATCAGTTAAGGGTTGCTCAAGCAAATAATGCTGCAAACTTAATTGCCAATGATCAAATTGTGACAGGTAGTGGACTTAATCAAATTGGTACTTTGCAAAGAGCTGGAGATACTAGATGGGGTCTCATTTGA